The genomic window TTAATGAGTATAATTTTTTCTATGCATTCATTGTGACTAATGTTTAAAGGTTCAAACATCAAGCCCTTTGATTTAGCATATTCAAAATCCTCTTTTGATAGTTGTCTATCTTTAGAGTCAACCCAACCATTTTCCCAAAATGATTTAAATAAAATCTGTTTTGCTTTTTTATCTAACATTATTTTCTACTTTACTTCAACTAGTGTTGTTTATCCTTTATATTTTTTGTCGAGGGTCACAATACGTCTTATATCAGCGTGTATTGTGTCACTCTTTTTTCTAAGCATTTTGCTTGTGCTTTCTGGTTTTAGTGTTCTCAATTTGTACCATTCATGCAAGTGTTATGCTAGCAACCACAGATAAACTTAGTTAGTTTTCTTTTTCAGCTTCCATTTTTTTGACTCTCTCTTTATGTTTTTCAAGATCCCATGTAAAACCAAAACGTCCCACATAATCAGCAAGGGGTCCAAGTCCAACTTCAGAGCGTTTAACATCTACATTTTCTGGGTCAATTAATGGTGCTACATATTTTTCTTTTGTGTCTTTATCTGTATGTATTTGACTTCCATAAATTTGTCGTTTACCTTGCCTTAATGCAACTCTATCTTCTAAAAGAGCCAAACTACTTCCGCGTGCATTTCCTTTAGTGACGGCTTCTCTCATCATTGGTAAATATTTAAGTTGAGTTTCAAGGTCAGAATGTTGAATCACCAAGAATAGTGTATTATTGCCTTGCCGACCAATGATGTCGGTACCTAACCAACCTCTTTCATTAAGGATTTTTTCAATTTTGATGAGATTTATAGAATCTTTCTCACCTATAATTTTCCAATGTGCTTTCATCTCTTCTGATTGTCTGCCATATTTTTCTTTTATTTCTCCAATTTGCCTTCTATAGCTTTGATCTTCTTTGAAGATTAAGTCAAGAGTAGCAACCAAAGGTTTGTCTAAATCTTTTTCTGCGATTTCTTTATTTTTTGTAACAATACGGATGACTTCTTCCCATCTTTTGTCTGAATGCAGTGAGTTTAAATCTGAATCTGTCGTAATATGTCCAAGATTGGTGTAGTTACCATTTTTAGCAATTTTAAATAATTGAACAAATGAAGCATCAATGTTATTTGCTAAAGCCCATGAACAAGCAGCGTTATATCGGTCTCTTCCTTTTTCAGTACTTTTCATACCAACTAATGCTTCTGCATATTTTTCACCCGATTTTAAATATTCTTTTGAGTCGTATAAATCCCATGCTTCTTTGATTAATTCAGAATAGGTCTGTTTCTCTTGACCAAATGTTTGATTAAACATTAAAAGCCCAATGACTGTAATTAAAATTCTTGTTTTCATGTCTTTGTTTTTATTGTTTTTTTAACTCAAATAAGAATTCAGCATCCACAATGTTTTTTCAGTTTGAGAAATGTAATCACTCATTAAACTGACGGTTCCTTCATCGTCTGTATTTGAGGCAAGGGACAGAATGGCTCGTTCCTTAGCGATCAAAATCTTAAAATTATTTATAATAATTTCAACCCCTTTTTTTCCGTTGACAATGTTTTTTTCTTCCTTTATTTCAGCCGTTTGTAGATAGTCTGAATAGGTGTGAAACGGTTCTCCTTCAAGTGTTAAAATACGTTCTGCAATTTCATCTACTTTTAGTACAGCATCATTGTAAAATTCTTCAAACTTAACATGCAGTTCGAAGAATTCTTTCCCTTTGATGTTCCAGTGCAATCCTCTTAGGTTTTGGTAAAACAATTGGTAGTTTGCCAATAAGTCATTTAATTCTCGACTCAGTTCAGTCGCTTTTTCTTTGTCTAATCCAATGATGTTTTTCATGTGTTTATATTTAATTTGTTAAATCCCTCTAATCCTCGCTTAAATAGCGTTGAAAACGGTTTAAAATTTACAATAAAAATATCTTACTCTTGATTCAATTAGTTCTGAAGAAATAGATTTGGGATCTAAATCTGAGATAAATTTAAGAAAATAAAATTGTATTTCAAATTAAATCAGAAATTTAACGTTTGCTAAATTCAATTCCTACGATTCGATCTTCTAGAAGATCGCTATAGAATGGAGTTTAAAAAAGTATCTTTGTCGCAGTTGTATTTTTCTTATACGACGCTACTAAAAACGCCACATGATTACAATAAACGAT from Formosa sp. Hel1_33_131 includes these protein-coding regions:
- a CDS encoding DUF6624 domain-containing protein, translated to MKTRILITVIGLLMFNQTFGQEKQTYSELIKEAWDLYDSKEYLKSGEKYAEALVGMKSTEKGRDRYNAACSWALANNIDASFVQLFKIAKNGNYTNLGHITTDSDLNSLHSDKRWEEVIRIVTKNKEIAEKDLDKPLVATLDLIFKEDQSYRRQIGEIKEKYGRQSEEMKAHWKIIGEKDSINLIKIEKILNERGWLGTDIIGRQGNNTLFLVIQHSDLETQLKYLPMMREAVTKGNARGSSLALLEDRVALRQGKRQIYGSQIHTDKDTKEKYVAPLIDPENVDVKRSEVGLGPLADYVGRFGFTWDLEKHKERVKKMEAEKEN
- a CDS encoding Dps family protein; protein product: MKNIIGLDKEKATELSRELNDLLANYQLFYQNLRGLHWNIKGKEFFELHVKFEEFYNDAVLKVDEIAERILTLEGEPFHTYSDYLQTAEIKEEKNIVNGKKGVEIIINNFKILIAKERAILSLASNTDDEGTVSLMSDYISQTEKTLWMLNSYLS